A stretch of the Lactuca sativa cultivar Salinas chromosome 9, Lsat_Salinas_v11, whole genome shotgun sequence genome encodes the following:
- the LOC128128999 gene encoding glutamate receptor 1.2-like — MANRRLFLFLILMLLSFQTLLTTAHEDPSYKEVQVGVLLDMESWVGKIVYGCITQAISDFYTENPHYRTRLVFTKRDTQGETLRALSAALDLLENSKVKAIIGPESTAQARFLENPYFLRIAEDETTQFKGIAGMVESFEAKNVIVICEDTTDGREMAAYMFSAFQEKRIQVKHTSLISTSASKEQVEEDLHKLQTMETMVFVVHTQPSLTAHLFSRAKELGMMGEGYMWIITSKTTNLLNSMDAEAIKSMQGAVGFRSYFPASRKLYNFASKWREEHYALNPFKEFKELDIVGTSLLDEMLRLNFQSLGGEFKLLNGRTISKAMEVVNVIGKGDRRVGFWMMANGGEFVKEIGKSNSFSNHGLESIIWPGGSETSPK; from the exons ATGGCGAATCGCAGgttatttttattcctgatattgaTGTTGCTTAGCTTTCAAACCCTTTTAACTACAGCACATGAAGATCCATCTTACAAGGAAGTACAAGTGGGAGTGCTTCTTGACATGGAATCATGGGTAGGGAAGATCGTTTATGGTTGCATTACCCAGGCTATCTCTGACTTTTACACCGAAAATCCTCACTATAGAACAAGGTTAGTTTTTACGAAGAGGGATACTCAAGGAGAAACACTGCGTGCGTTGTCTGCTG CGCTGGATCTTTTGGAAAATAGTAAAGTGAAAGCGATAATAGGTCCAGAATCAACAGCCCAAGCAAGATTCTTGGAG AATCCTTACTTTCTTCGAATTGCAGAAGATGAAACCACTCAGTTCAAAGGCATTGCTGGCATGGTTGAATCATTTGAGGCCAAGAATGTGATTGTTATCTGTGAGGACACTACAGATGGAAGAGAAATGGCTGCTTATATGTTTAGTGCATTTCAAGAGAAACGCATACAAGTTAAGCATACTAGCCTAATTTCGACCTCTGCCAGCAAAGAACAAGTCGAGGAAGACCTTCACAAGCTTCAAACCATGGAAACCATGGTGTTTGTCGTCCACACACAGCCTTCTCTAACAGCCCATCTTTTTTCCAGGGCAAAAGAGTTGGGCATGATGGGTGAAGGATACATGTGGATCATAACAAGTAAGACTACCAACTTGTTGAATTCCATGGATGCTGAAGCAATCAAATCGATGCAGGGGGCTGTGGGTTTCAGATCGTATTTTCCAGCATCAAGAAAGCTTTACAACTTTGCTTCAAAATGGAGGGAGGAACATTATGCTTTAAACCCTTTTAAGGAGTTTAAGGAG TTGGATATCGTTGGCACATCACTTTTGGATGAGATGTTAAGACTCAACTTCCAAAGTTTAGGTGGTGAATTCAAGCTTCTGAATGGGAGAACCATCTCCAAAGCCATGGAAGTTGTAAATGTGATTGGTAAGGGTGATAGGAGGGTTGGATTCTGGATGATGGCTAATGGTGGTGAGTTTGTGAAGGAAATTGGAAAATCAAATTCTTTTTCTAATCATGGCCTGGAAAGTATCATATGGCCGGGCGGGTCTGAAACTTCACCAAAGTAA